From the genome of Nitrospinaceae bacterium:
GCGGGTTCTCGCCAAGGTGCTCGTTCACAAATTCAGTGTGGAGAAGAATTTTATCGAAATGTTTCTGAACCGCCAGCCTCCCGGCCTCGCCCGAGTCCGTCTTGAGCGCCCGGTTGCAGTCTGCGCAAAACTCACTAAACGTATAGGCCATCATTCATCCCCTTTGAATATTCGATTCGTTCATCATCCTTGTATTCTTCCATAAGTTTTTCTTGCTCGCCAGGCTTTTAATTTTCGGAAAATCAGAGCAAGGACTGCGGAACCTACGAGATCCACTTCCAAATTTCCAGATAACCTTACTTATTCTTAGCCCACCAACAGCTATTCATATATTCGGTAAAATCACTTTTTTCGACAACCACAGATTTGGTGAACAGACTCATCTGATCGTCACCCTCGATATCTATTTCAAGCGAATCAACAAATCGGTTCCACATGTTGAAGTAACCGGACACCAGGGTCGCTTCGACAATCTGCGCCCCGTCGTAGTGTTTTTTCATCTCCACGAGGGCTTCGGGATGCTCCTTGAATGAATATTTCGTCAAATGCTTCGCCCAGGTGATGGCAGCCTTCTCGGCATCTGTGAATAGCTCCGAATCCGCATAGGTGTCATCCCGAACCGCATCAACTTGCTCATCGGAAAGACCGCACGCTCGACCGAACGTGACGTTGTGGGCCGTTCAGTAGGCACATCCGTTAATCATGGATGTTTTGAGAATAAGTAGCGATTTGGTCCGCGCATCAAGCACATCGGTAATCTCCGCCCGGCAGAGCGAAAGCAAAAACCCGTACATCGGCTGGACCATGCGCGGGCTGGCCGCTGCCACCCGGACGGCGTTCGCCACCCGCCCGAACATCTTGCGGCTGGAGTCAAAAAGCACCCGGGCCTCGGGACCGGCCTCTTCATCGGTAAGCATAGGCAATAACGACATGTTCAAATCCTCCTGGTTGGGTTAACCGTTAACACTTGCGCCGTAAATCTTTTCGGACTGGGCCTGGCTTACTTCATTGCCCTCGGAGTCGTGCATGGGAAACGCCCCGAGGGTGCGCATGAATACCTGCATGCCGTAGTGGAGCGCGACGAAGCCGCCGAGTTCCATGAT
Proteins encoded in this window:
- a CDS encoding carboxymuconolactone decarboxylase family protein, whose protein sequence is MSLLPMLTDEEAGPEARVLFDSSRKMFGRVANAVRVAAASPRMVQPMYGFLLSLCRAEITDVLDARTKSLLILKTSMINGCAY